From Homalodisca vitripennis isolate AUS2020 chromosome 1, UT_GWSS_2.1, whole genome shotgun sequence, the proteins below share one genomic window:
- the LOC124372611 gene encoding RNA-binding protein Musashi homolog 2, producing the protein MADHHEAFNNMLQMNGLGLVHHLNGSQPQVEMNGTASSQTAENHRNGNTTPSQHLNTTTQNNSSTGGGNSSGRSSPNEDPAAAKLFVGGLSWQTSPDKLKEYFGMFGTVTDVLIMKDPLTQRSRGFGFITFSEPDTVEKVLKVPIHTLDGKKIDPKHATPKNRPKQSNRTKKIFVGGVSQDTSSEEVKAYFSQFGKVEETVMLMDQQTKRHRGFGFVTFENEDVVDRICEIHFHTIKNKKVECKKAQPKEVVAPGLLLGKRVMVMGGVRMATPTPVTSAGQLVAAQAHVQAAAAAAAAQNAAVQNAAAAVSYGKLFSGYPSLAGYRYAPYPVATIPATQPPATATAPATQALNPAAALAPPANPYQAYSLANVDMSSFQGVDWSSMYGMGMYV; encoded by the exons ATGGCCGACCACCATGAAGCATTCAACAACATGCTGCAAATGAACGGACTGGGCCTCGTCCACCACCTGAACGGTTCACAGCCGCAGGTAGAGATGAATGGAACAGCCAGTTCACAGACAGCCGAAAATCACAGAAACGGCAACACAACACCGTCACAGCATCTGAATACCACCACACAGAACAATAGTTCCACGG GAGGTGGAAACTCATCTGGCCGTTCATCGCCCAATGAGGATCCTGCAGCTGCCAAGTTATTTGTGGGTGGCCTGAGCTGGCAGACATCCCCTGATAAGCTCAAGGAATACTTTGGCATGTTTGGGACAGTCACTGATGTTCTGATCATGAAGGACCCTCTGACACAG AGAAGCCGAGGATTTGGATTCATTACATTCTCTGAGCCTGACACCGTAGAGAAAGTCCTCAAAGTGCCTATTCACACCTTAGATGGGAAAAAAATTGATCCTAAACATGCCACTCCAAAAAACAGACCAAAGCAGTCAAACcgaacaaagaaaatatttgttggaGGGGTAAGTCAAGATACATCCTCTGAAGAGGTAAAGGCATATTTTAGCCAATTCGGTAAAGTAGAAGAAACTGTGATGCTTATGGATCAGCAGACCAAACGCCACAGGGGATTCGGATTTGTAACATTTGAAAATGAGGATGTTGTTGATAGAATCTGTGAAATACACTTTCACAcgataaagaataaaaaagtagAATGCAAGAAGGCTCAGCCAAAGGAAGTGGTTGCCCCTGGACTGTTGTTGGGCAAAAGAGTGATGGTAATGGGTGGAGTTAGaatggcaacaccaacacctgtGACTTCTGCTGGACAACTTGTTGCGGCGCAGGCCCACGTACAGGCCGCCGCAGCCGCTGCTGCAGCGCAGAATGCAGCAGTGCAGAACGCAGCTGCTGCTGTGAGTTACGGGAAATTGTTCAGTGGATACCCTAGTCTTGCTGGATACAGATATGCTCCGTATCCAGTTGCGACTATTCCTGCGACACAACCACCTGCCACCGCTACCGCCCCAGCCACACAAGCTCTCAACCCTGCAGCAGCTCTAGCACCCCCTGCAAATCCCTACCAGGCCTACAGTCTCGCCAATGTCGATATGTCCAGCTTCCAGGGCGTCGATTGGAGTTCCATGTATGGCATGGGGATGTACGTTTGA